A genomic segment from Halomarina ordinaria encodes:
- a CDS encoding antibiotic ABC transporter permease: MTADANAGGDADADADTDADIAPRADFLVDLLEDTLRYARERDYTGWDYFDGMSSRLLKGAPVDNKWLNIAVQEGIKRAPVNLRPLFLVEQRQNFKGSALFSMANDTAYDLTGDDLYRAEAESLAEWLIDNAATGFAGFCGGHTHEMQLLDERRDAYMPNAIPTSFAVKALLRAAERTGEERYADIAHTATQFVYEDLEYRELEGGARIKYQPEYTGEFYTLNCGAIAARMLIDLYDYFGEEELLERSTKLLDYLATRQQPIGGWTYRDPPGASHLSMDNHHNGFIIEGFLRYREVTGSDRHADTIESALSFYKETLFEANGAPNWDEESRYPKDIHAATQGIIVFSMAGDHAFARRIIDWVLGTLYAGNGRFFYQQRRLYTKRFTLMRWCEAWMAYSVAEYLRYAGGE, from the coding sequence ATGACGGCCGACGCGAACGCCGGTGGCGACGCCGACGCCGACGCCGACACCGACGCAGACATCGCCCCCCGGGCCGACTTCCTCGTCGACCTGCTGGAGGACACGCTCCGGTACGCCCGCGAGCGCGACTACACCGGCTGGGACTACTTCGACGGCATGAGCAGTCGGCTGCTGAAGGGCGCGCCCGTCGACAACAAGTGGCTCAACATCGCCGTCCAGGAGGGCATCAAGCGCGCGCCCGTCAACCTCCGCCCGCTGTTCCTCGTCGAGCAGCGCCAGAACTTCAAGGGGAGCGCGCTGTTCTCGATGGCCAACGACACGGCCTACGACCTCACCGGCGACGACCTGTACCGCGCGGAGGCCGAGTCGCTCGCCGAGTGGCTCATCGACAACGCCGCCACCGGCTTCGCCGGCTTCTGCGGCGGACACACCCACGAGATGCAACTGCTCGACGAGCGCCGCGACGCCTACATGCCGAACGCCATCCCGACGTCGTTCGCCGTGAAGGCGCTGTTGCGCGCCGCCGAGCGGACCGGCGAGGAGCGCTACGCCGACATCGCCCACACGGCGACGCAGTTCGTCTACGAGGACCTGGAGTACCGCGAACTGGAGGGCGGCGCCCGCATCAAGTACCAGCCGGAGTACACCGGCGAGTTCTACACGCTCAACTGCGGCGCCATCGCCGCGCGGATGCTCATCGACCTCTACGACTACTTCGGCGAGGAGGAGCTCCTGGAGCGCTCGACGAAGCTCCTCGACTACCTCGCGACGAGACAGCAGCCCATCGGCGGCTGGACCTACCGCGACCCGCCCGGCGCGTCGCACCTCTCGATGGACAACCACCACAACGGGTTCATCATCGAGGGGTTCCTGCGCTACCGGGAGGTCACCGGGAGCGACCGCCACGCCGACACCATCGAGTCGGCGCTCTCGTTCTACAAGGAGACGCTGTTCGAGGCGAACGGCGCGCCCAACTGGGACGAGGAGTCGCGCTACCCGAAGGACATCCACGCGGCGACCCAGGGCATCATCGTCTTCTCGATGGCCGGCGACCACGCGTTCGCCCGGCGCATCATCGACTGGGTGCTCGGGACCCTCTACGCCGGCAACGGGCGCTTCTTCTACCAGCAACGTCGCCTCTACACCAAGCGTTTCACCCTGATGCGCTGGTGCGAGGCGTGGATGGCCTACTCGGTCGCCGAGTACCTCCGCTACGCCGGAGGGGAGTGA
- a CDS encoding DUF354 domain-containing protein, whose amino-acid sequence MTAATPDAPDQPTVWVDLASPSHPFFFKGIVDGLDRPTVVTAREKTETVALAREAGFDFSVIGRDYDNELARTLGVPLRTVQLSLSAPDAAVSLSARNAMCVLASKAHGIPSIHYTDNDITYYQDAPFVEDAFNYFRAMATHHVVPAAFKTAELTDYGAAPESVHTYDGYKEEVAIADFDPDESFLEKLPFEAFVVVRPEAMGAAYIDIEESLVPRLLDRVVDAGFNVVYLPRRPRDRRYADRYPDDRVFVPDQPLQGLQLAWYAQCVLTGSGTMAREAAAMGKPAVSFFPHTMLSVDQQLVREDRVFHSRNVSDIADYLSGLDGGDIEPDLARAREVHDQVVDITDGIIEEVTNR is encoded by the coding sequence ATGACGGCGGCCACGCCGGACGCCCCCGACCAGCCGACGGTCTGGGTCGACCTCGCCTCCCCCTCCCACCCGTTCTTCTTCAAGGGCATCGTCGACGGCCTCGACCGCCCGACGGTCGTGACGGCCCGCGAGAAGACCGAGACGGTGGCGCTGGCCCGCGAGGCCGGTTTCGACTTCTCGGTCATCGGCCGTGACTACGACAACGAACTGGCCCGGACGCTCGGCGTCCCCCTTCGAACCGTCCAGCTCTCGCTGTCGGCACCCGACGCGGCCGTCTCGCTGTCGGCGCGCAACGCGATGTGCGTGCTCGCCTCGAAGGCCCACGGCATCCCCTCCATCCACTACACGGACAACGACATCACCTACTACCAGGACGCGCCGTTCGTCGAGGACGCGTTCAACTACTTCCGGGCGATGGCGACCCACCACGTCGTCCCCGCGGCGTTCAAGACCGCGGAACTCACCGACTACGGCGCCGCCCCCGAGAGCGTCCACACCTACGACGGCTACAAGGAGGAGGTCGCCATCGCCGACTTCGACCCCGACGAGTCGTTCCTCGAGAAGCTCCCCTTCGAGGCGTTCGTCGTGGTCCGCCCGGAGGCGATGGGCGCCGCCTACATCGACATCGAGGAGTCGCTCGTCCCGCGCCTGCTCGACCGGGTGGTCGACGCCGGCTTCAACGTCGTCTACCTCCCCCGCCGACCGCGCGACCGGCGCTACGCCGACCGCTACCCCGACGACCGGGTGTTCGTCCCCGACCAGCCGCTCCAGGGGCTCCAGCTCGCGTGGTACGCCCAGTGCGTGCTCACCGGGTCCGGGACGATGGCCCGCGAGGCGGCCGCAATGGGGAAACCCGCGGTCTCCTTCTTCCCGCACACCATGCTCTCGGTCGACCAGCAACTCGTGCGCGAGGACCGGGTCTTCCACTCCCGGAACGTGAGCGACATCGCCGACTACCTCTCCGGTCTCGACGGCGGCGACATCGAACCGGACCTGGCCCGCGCCCGCGAGGTGCACGACCAGGTCGTCGACATCACCGACGGCATCATCGAGGAGGTGACGAACCGATGA
- a CDS encoding nucleotide sugar dehydrogenase, whose protein sequence is MATVCVHGLGYVGLPTAALLAHNGHDVTGFDVDEAVIDRLSRGDVRTGEAELREYIAEVLDSGALTPADEIPAAEFHLVCVPTPLDAEAERAELAYVRSAAEGIAGVLREGDTVVLESTVPPGTTEGPLREVLETGSGLRAGTDFGLAYSPETVLPGNILYELRANDRFVGGVGEASTETAARLYEPCIDGTVHRAPDASTAEFVKLVQNAYRDTNIGFANELARVAADYDIDTRTAIGLANRHARVDILQPGPGVGGHCLPVDPLFLAHGSESVDLIRHARRVNDSMTGYVVDLVREYFGGLDGKRLAVLGVAYKGNVDDTRNSPGLRLARLLRAAEQEPPAVADGGTHGGIETRLHDPHVSDDDGEFGLVPLETALDGADAAIVTTDHDEFTEIDPADAADRMRGRLLVDTKGLVDDGAWRDAGFDVITL, encoded by the coding sequence ATGGCGACGGTGTGCGTCCACGGGCTCGGCTACGTCGGGCTCCCGACGGCGGCGCTGCTCGCGCACAACGGCCACGACGTCACGGGCTTCGACGTCGACGAGGCCGTCATCGACCGCCTCTCGCGCGGCGATGTCCGCACCGGCGAGGCCGAACTCCGCGAGTACATCGCCGAGGTCCTCGACTCCGGCGCGCTCACGCCCGCCGACGAGATTCCCGCCGCGGAGTTCCACCTCGTCTGTGTCCCGACGCCGCTCGACGCCGAGGCCGAGCGCGCGGAACTCGCCTACGTCCGGAGCGCCGCCGAGGGCATCGCGGGCGTCCTGCGCGAGGGCGACACGGTCGTCCTCGAGTCGACGGTCCCCCCCGGAACGACCGAGGGACCGCTGCGCGAGGTACTGGAGACCGGCTCCGGGCTCCGGGCCGGGACGGACTTCGGGCTCGCGTACAGCCCCGAGACGGTCCTCCCGGGGAACATCCTCTACGAGCTCCGGGCGAACGACCGGTTCGTCGGCGGCGTCGGCGAGGCCTCGACGGAGACCGCGGCGCGCCTCTACGAGCCGTGCATCGACGGCACGGTCCACCGCGCGCCGGACGCGAGCACCGCCGAGTTCGTGAAGCTCGTCCAGAACGCCTACCGCGACACGAACATCGGCTTCGCGAACGAACTCGCGCGCGTCGCGGCGGACTACGACATCGACACCCGGACGGCCATCGGGCTGGCGAACCGCCACGCCCGCGTCGACATCCTCCAGCCGGGCCCGGGCGTCGGCGGCCACTGCCTCCCGGTCGACCCGCTGTTCCTCGCGCACGGCTCCGAGTCGGTCGACCTCATCCGCCACGCCCGCCGCGTGAACGACAGCATGACGGGCTACGTCGTCGACCTCGTCCGCGAGTACTTCGGCGGCCTCGACGGCAAGCGCCTCGCCGTCCTCGGCGTCGCCTACAAGGGGAACGTCGACGACACGCGCAACAGTCCCGGCCTGCGCCTCGCGCGCCTGCTGCGCGCCGCCGAACAGGAACCCCCGGCGGTCGCCGACGGTGGCACCCACGGCGGCATCGAGACGCGCCTGCACGACCCGCACGTCTCGGACGACGACGGCGAGTTCGGCCTCGTCCCGCTGGAGACGGCGCTCGACGGCGCCGACGCCGCCATCGTGACGACCGACCACGACGAGTTCACGGAGATCGACCCGGCGGACGCGGCCGACCGGATGCGCGGTCGCCTGCTCGTCGACACCAAGGGCCTCGTCGACGACGGGGCGTGGCGCGACGCCGGCTTCGACGTGATAACCCTATGA